A DNA window from Candidatus Melainabacteria bacterium contains the following coding sequences:
- a CDS encoding nucleoside-diphosphate kinase (catalyzes the formation of nucleoside triphosphate from ATP and nucleoside diphosphate), whose protein sequence is MNDYAKKRHERSVNTSWTNVQQGDERKDDHQMNEYCFIIVKPGGVRRGHVGDIISRLEQEGFQLLALKHLTLTRRQVTSHYWRWQREAWFDGLLDHMTSGPSVAIAALGDAQRLEELAGTTVPIEAEPGTWRRLYGVSITDNAVHTSSPGEGEIELRRFFQIRERYTLGMRAWWRRSA, encoded by the coding sequence TTGAACGATTATGCCAAGAAACGGCATGAACGCAGTGTGAATACTTCCTGGACTAATGTGCAGCAAGGAGACGAGAGAAAAGATGACCATCAAATGAACGAATACTGCTTCATCATCGTCAAACCCGGCGGCGTCAGGCGCGGGCACGTTGGCGATATCATCAGCCGCCTCGAACAAGAAGGCTTCCAGCTGCTGGCTCTCAAGCACCTCACTCTGACGCGCCGCCAGGTCACCTCGCACTACTGGCGGTGGCAACGAGAAGCGTGGTTCGACGGATTGCTGGACCACATGACCTCGGGACCATCGGTTGCGATCGCCGCCCTGGGCGACGCGCAGAGGCTCGAGGAGCTGGCCGGAACAACCGTGCCCATCGAGGCTGAGCCCGGCACCTGGAGGCGACTCTACGGCGTCAGCATCACCGACAACGCAGTGCACACGTCATCGCCGGGAGAAGGCGAAATCGAGCTGCGGCGTTTCTTTCAGATCCGCGAGCGTTACACACTGGGCATGAGAGCCTGGTGGCGGCGCAGCGCGTAA
- a CDS encoding nucleoside-diphosphate kinase: MKELAFSYVKPGAVRRGQIADVVKFYHEAGFSFVASKRVQLTREQVKEHYHMWRDQEWFDLIVEFMVSGPVQALILVREDGCALITSMAGYADPAKAKPGTIQHALGVTIRDNAVHTSDDPACAWRELSIVFSFRERWQLGLYRPGLQWKRWRAHFSKAHRQDQQVRTSFPTS, encoded by the coding sequence ATGAAAGAGCTGGCGTTCTCGTACGTCAAGCCGGGAGCGGTTCGCCGTGGACAGATCGCAGATGTGGTGAAGTTCTACCACGAGGCGGGCTTCAGCTTCGTGGCGAGCAAGCGAGTGCAGCTGACCAGGGAGCAGGTGAAAGAGCACTACCACATGTGGCGCGACCAGGAATGGTTCGACCTGATCGTCGAGTTCATGGTCTCGGGCCCGGTGCAGGCGCTGATTCTCGTTCGCGAGGACGGCTGCGCCCTGATCACCTCGATGGCGGGTTACGCCGACCCTGCCAAGGCTAAGCCCGGCACGATTCAACACGCGCTCGGGGTGACGATCAGGGACAACGCCGTGCACACGAGCGACGACCCGGCCTGCGCCTGGCGCGAGCTGTCGATCGTCTTCAGCTTCCGCGAGCGCTGGCAGCTCGGGCTGTACCGACCGGGCTTGCAGTGGAAGCGCTGGAGGGCTCACTTCAGCAAGGCGCACCGGCAGGACCAGCAGGTGAGGACCTCGTTCCCGACCAGCTGA